A region of Salinibacter sp. 10B DNA encodes the following proteins:
- a CDS encoding MotA/TolQ/ExbB proton channel family protein has product MVFLQQVDSVAADTAQAAAAQTSSVLDMLVLGGWVMIPLVLLSILTIYLLIERLITIRQASSNPDAITDRVRDFVRNGDVEGAIAYCEKKDVPITRILQQGLERLGRPISEIQDAVQAAGKHETFELEKRTNLLASIAGIAPMLGFFGTVLGMIRAFQEIQNLQGNVNPSVLAGGIWEALVTTAAGLLVGILALFSYNFLIGRIRRLTNDMERSATDFIDLLQEPVSSGQRKKEALG; this is encoded by the coding sequence ATGGTCTTTCTTCAGCAAGTCGATAGTGTGGCCGCGGACACGGCCCAAGCAGCCGCCGCGCAGACCTCCTCCGTCCTCGACATGCTCGTGCTTGGAGGATGGGTCATGATTCCCCTCGTCCTCCTCTCAATTCTCACGATCTACCTGCTTATCGAGCGGCTCATCACAATCCGACAGGCATCGTCCAATCCCGATGCCATTACGGATCGAGTTCGGGACTTTGTGCGCAACGGAGACGTGGAGGGGGCCATTGCCTACTGCGAAAAGAAGGATGTCCCGATCACCCGCATCCTGCAACAGGGACTCGAACGACTGGGACGTCCCATCTCGGAGATTCAGGACGCCGTGCAGGCAGCTGGGAAGCACGAAACGTTTGAGCTCGAAAAGCGCACCAATCTCCTGGCCAGCATCGCGGGCATTGCCCCCATGCTCGGCTTTTTCGGTACTGTGCTTGGAATGATTCGGGCCTTTCAAGAAATCCAGAACCTGCAAGGAAATGTAAATCCGAGTGTGCTGGCGGGCGGGATCTGGGAGGCCCTTGTGACAACAGCTGCCGGTCTCCTCGTCGGGATCCTGGCCCTCTTCTCCTACAACTTCCTCATTGGCCGCATCCGTCGCCTGACGAACGATATGGAGCGGTCCGCTACCGACTTCATCGATCTGCTACAGGAACCGGTGTCCTCCGGCCAGCGAAAGAAGGAGGCCCTCGGATAA
- the alaS gene encoding alanine--tRNA ligase, with amino-acid sequence MEPHLQDSVDTARTSEEIREEFLEFFAQRDHEIVPSASLVPEGDSTLLFTNAGMNQFKDVFLGTGQRPYTRAVDTQKCLRVSGKHNDLEEVGHDTYHHTFFEMLGNWSFGDYFKAEAIRWAWELLVDQWGLAPERLYATVHEGDEGFGLDADEEAYDLWLEETPIPEDHVLYEPSKENFWMMGDTGPCGPCSEVHVDLRPEAARKETPGVELVNEDHPQVMEIWNLVFIQYNAQPDGSLERLDDQHVDTGMGFERLVAVLQGKESTYDTDLFAPLLQATCDLSPRDEVRGYDDLAIDDEEEREKARIALRVVADHIRAIAFAISDGVMPSNTGAGYVIRRILRRAVRYGYQTLDLDEPFLHRLMDPLVDKMGGQFDDLVDQQDFIEQAIRSEEESFLKTLGTGIDFFERVVPYVEDLSSKDGEATDEILGDLQQDGRAMDLLEQAYVDADDEAEILRSFASVAREEAVPGPVAFLLHDTYGFPVDLTQLMARERGLSVDMEGYEDLMERQKSRARAASSFEVDQSDVNAWQPVTEGEASSVFVGYDQESVGDAEIRAVRTVETEEGEQYELELSRTPFYAEAGGQVGDSGILRIGDEEVAVHDTQHEGERIAHVVDHLPYELDAPVEAIVDTDRRRRIRAHHTATHLLHAALRETLGDHVQQKGSLVAPDRLRFDFSHFEAVDENTLRDLERQVNAAIRRNIPKQEAREVPIDEAKERGAMALFGEQYGDQVRVITFDPDYSMELCGGTHVDATGEIGLFRFLSEGSVASGVRRIEAVAGEAAFDHVESQLDEFTQARRQFRSLQDPLPDAIARLQDERDALQEQVEELRHQQLAGRLDSIISEGATEVDGITVVTGRIDRADMDDLQELGQELRDKLGEQSVGVLGSTGEEGEKVYVVATVSDDLIESGVLQAGAIVGTLGKRLGGGGGGRPQLASAGGRDAEKLGEVLEEVPALVREQRG; translated from the coding sequence ATGGAGCCACACCTGCAAGACTCGGTCGACACCGCCCGCACTTCGGAAGAGATCCGGGAGGAATTCCTGGAGTTCTTTGCCCAGCGCGATCATGAAATCGTTCCTAGTGCGTCGCTGGTTCCGGAGGGCGACAGCACCCTGCTCTTCACCAACGCGGGGATGAACCAATTCAAGGATGTCTTCCTGGGTACGGGACAGCGTCCGTATACCCGTGCCGTCGACACGCAGAAATGCCTGCGCGTGTCCGGGAAGCACAACGACCTGGAGGAGGTGGGGCACGACACCTACCACCACACCTTCTTTGAGATGCTGGGCAACTGGAGCTTCGGCGACTACTTTAAGGCCGAGGCCATCCGCTGGGCATGGGAGCTGCTGGTCGATCAGTGGGGCTTGGCGCCGGAGCGCCTCTACGCCACCGTCCACGAGGGCGACGAGGGTTTCGGCCTGGACGCCGACGAGGAGGCCTACGACCTCTGGCTCGAAGAGACGCCGATTCCAGAGGATCATGTGCTTTACGAGCCCTCCAAGGAGAATTTCTGGATGATGGGCGACACGGGGCCCTGCGGTCCGTGCTCCGAAGTACACGTGGATCTGCGCCCCGAAGCCGCACGGAAGGAGACGCCGGGTGTGGAGCTGGTGAACGAGGATCACCCACAGGTGATGGAGATCTGGAATCTCGTCTTCATCCAGTACAATGCGCAGCCGGACGGGAGCCTGGAGCGCCTGGACGACCAGCACGTGGACACTGGGATGGGCTTCGAACGCCTCGTGGCCGTGCTGCAGGGGAAGGAGTCGACCTACGATACGGACCTCTTCGCCCCGCTCCTGCAGGCGACCTGCGATCTTTCACCGCGAGACGAGGTGCGCGGCTACGACGATCTCGCCATTGACGACGAGGAGGAACGCGAGAAGGCTCGCATTGCCCTCCGCGTCGTTGCCGACCACATTCGGGCGATTGCTTTCGCCATCTCGGACGGCGTGATGCCGAGCAACACCGGGGCGGGATACGTCATCCGTCGCATCCTGCGCCGGGCCGTGCGCTATGGGTACCAGACCCTCGATCTGGATGAGCCATTCCTGCACCGACTCATGGATCCGCTCGTGGACAAGATGGGCGGCCAGTTCGACGATCTCGTCGATCAACAGGACTTCATTGAGCAGGCCATCCGGTCGGAGGAGGAGAGCTTCCTGAAGACGCTGGGGACAGGAATCGACTTCTTTGAACGCGTGGTGCCGTACGTCGAAGACCTCTCGAGCAAGGACGGCGAGGCCACCGACGAGATTCTCGGCGACCTTCAGCAGGACGGGCGGGCAATGGACCTGCTGGAGCAGGCCTACGTGGATGCCGACGACGAGGCGGAGATTCTTCGCTCGTTCGCTAGTGTCGCGCGTGAGGAGGCCGTGCCGGGACCGGTCGCCTTTCTCCTGCACGATACGTACGGCTTTCCGGTCGACCTCACGCAGCTGATGGCTCGGGAGCGGGGCCTGTCGGTCGACATGGAGGGCTACGAGGACCTGATGGAGCGCCAAAAGAGCCGTGCCCGCGCCGCGTCCTCCTTTGAGGTGGATCAGAGCGACGTGAATGCCTGGCAGCCAGTGACGGAGGGCGAGGCGTCGTCCGTGTTCGTGGGCTATGACCAGGAGTCGGTCGGCGACGCTGAGATCCGTGCGGTGCGCACCGTCGAGACGGAGGAGGGGGAGCAGTACGAACTCGAGCTCAGCCGTACCCCGTTCTACGCCGAGGCGGGCGGGCAGGTGGGCGATTCAGGCATTCTCCGCATCGGCGACGAAGAGGTCGCGGTGCACGACACGCAGCACGAGGGCGAGCGCATCGCGCACGTCGTTGATCACCTGCCGTATGAGTTAGACGCGCCTGTGGAGGCCATCGTGGATACGGATCGGCGTCGACGGATCCGCGCCCACCACACGGCCACACATCTTCTGCACGCTGCGTTGCGCGAAACGCTCGGCGATCACGTGCAGCAGAAAGGGTCGCTCGTGGCCCCGGACCGCCTGCGGTTCGACTTTAGTCACTTTGAGGCGGTGGACGAAAACACGCTGCGCGACCTGGAGCGGCAGGTGAACGCCGCCATCCGCCGCAACATTCCAAAGCAGGAGGCCCGCGAGGTGCCCATCGACGAAGCGAAAGAGCGGGGGGCAATGGCGCTCTTCGGCGAGCAGTACGGGGACCAGGTGCGCGTCATTACGTTCGACCCGGACTACAGCATGGAGCTTTGCGGGGGCACGCACGTCGACGCCACCGGCGAAATCGGGCTCTTTCGCTTCCTGTCGGAAGGGTCCGTCGCCTCTGGCGTGCGGCGCATCGAGGCCGTGGCGGGCGAGGCTGCGTTCGACCATGTGGAATCGCAACTCGATGAGTTCACGCAGGCCCGTCGGCAGTTCCGGTCCTTGCAGGACCCGCTGCCGGACGCCATTGCGCGGCTGCAAGACGAACGTGACGCGCTGCAGGAGCAGGTGGAGGAACTTCGCCATCAGCAGCTGGCCGGGCGCCTCGATTCGATCATTTCAGAGGGGGCGACGGAGGTAGACGGCATTACGGTCGTCACCGGCCGGATCGATCGCGCAGACATGGACGATCTCCAGGAGCTGGGGCAGGAGCTTCGCGACAAGCTCGGAGAACAGTCCGTGGGCGTGTTGGGCAGTACGGGAGAGGAGGGGGAGAAGGTGTACGTGGTGGCCACGGTCTCCGACGATTTGATTGAATCCGGTGTACTACAGGCCGGTGCTATTGTCGGTACACTCGGCAAACGACTCGGCGGCGGTGGGGGCGGACGTCCACAACTGGCCTCGGCCGGGGGGCGAGACGCTGAGAAGCTGGGCGAGGTTCTTGAGGAGGTGCCTGCGCTGGTTCGAGAGCAGCGGGGATGA
- a CDS encoding HU family DNA-binding protein yields the protein MSTPSAEDIIKAFVRVTRKKLENGETVQVPGFGTFSVEHRPSEQKEGPDGDSYMKPPRDVVTFEPEQQ from the coding sequence ATGAGCACGCCCTCCGCCGAAGACATCATCAAGGCATTTGTTCGCGTTACGCGCAAGAAACTCGAAAATGGAGAGACCGTGCAGGTCCCCGGCTTCGGCACCTTCTCTGTGGAGCACCGTCCTAGTGAACAGAAAGAAGGCCCGGACGGTGACAGCTACATGAAACCCCCTCGGGACGTCGTCACCTTCGAGCCCGAACAGCAATGA
- a CDS encoding DNA-3-methyladenine glycosylase — protein MDPCPSSFFRRDTLDVARELLGYRLVREFPGRGRGPLVGRIVETEAYTQNDPAFHGWNLYDPETESVRREGRGADLFTSPGLGYVYLIYGMHWLLNVVTEPEGTGGAVLIRAVEPVEGQNVIRANRGEKHRTVDLTNGPGKLSEAFGIDDAFHQADLTQAPLYFTSGELEKDETVATSSRIGISKAVEREWRFFIDGHPYVSPATPSDQTT, from the coding sequence ATGGATCCCTGTCCGTCGTCTTTTTTTCGTCGAGATACGCTCGACGTTGCGCGAGAGCTTCTTGGATATCGTCTCGTTCGCGAATTTCCGGGCCGAGGCCGGGGGCCGCTCGTCGGACGGATCGTAGAAACGGAAGCGTACACGCAGAATGATCCCGCCTTTCATGGATGGAACCTGTACGACCCGGAGACGGAATCGGTCCGGCGCGAAGGGCGTGGGGCCGACTTGTTTACATCCCCCGGCCTCGGATACGTCTACCTCATCTACGGGATGCACTGGCTCCTGAATGTCGTGACGGAGCCGGAGGGGACGGGAGGAGCGGTGCTCATCCGGGCGGTGGAACCGGTGGAGGGACAGAACGTGATTCGGGCGAATCGGGGCGAGAAGCATCGGACCGTGGATCTCACGAACGGGCCGGGCAAGCTGAGCGAGGCGTTTGGCATTGACGACGCATTTCATCAGGCCGACCTCACGCAGGCGCCGCTCTACTTTACCTCCGGAGAGCTCGAAAAGGACGAAACGGTCGCCACGTCTTCCCGCATCGGTATTTCGAAGGCCGTGGAGCGGGAGTGGCGCTTCTTTATCGACGGCCATCCTTACGTGTCGCCCGCCACGCCGAGTGATCAGACGACGTGA
- a CDS encoding biopolymer transporter ExbD — MSLDFSPSREPMTDISLAGMTDIVLLLLIFFLLTSSFIPQMGIQVTLPEVDTSAPVDEQSITVALTKDGTYYVNGTPVAGSRLLEEIRAARTAQSTLIVRADQAATIEQFASVASAARALNMRILVATERSGRSP, encoded by the coding sequence ATGTCCCTCGACTTCTCGCCCTCCCGGGAGCCCATGACGGACATCAGCTTGGCCGGCATGACGGACATTGTCCTGCTCCTGCTGATCTTCTTCCTGCTCACCTCGAGCTTCATCCCTCAAATGGGCATTCAGGTGACCCTCCCGGAGGTGGACACTTCCGCTCCGGTCGACGAACAATCCATCACGGTCGCCCTCACGAAGGACGGCACCTACTATGTGAACGGCACGCCCGTGGCCGGCTCTCGCCTGCTCGAGGAAATCCGCGCTGCACGCACCGCTCAGAGTACCCTCATCGTTCGTGCCGACCAGGCCGCCACGATTGAACAATTCGCTTCGGTCGCTTCTGCCGCCCGCGCGCTCAACATGCGCATCCTCGTGGCAACCGAACGCAGCGGCCGCTCCCCGTAA
- a CDS encoding SPOR domain-containing protein produces the protein MSAPIHSLLADELDLPDAKAKKLLGAMLREVRKRARQGVRLPDFGKFSEENGTLVFEPSESLARAVNHRFEGLDTEDLGSAPDTSAETNTDDSDGGPDTITLGYQESSNWSPIDGEDDEEETEQTSDEPDTAEFEVPSAEEAADTEELQTSSTEPSDAPTDPPSDSSSDVSSTEEGGARTETEELYPLVEDMPSGPDEEDASSASASSAPSDEEYDEERDSLSGIWGSEEEQSETEAPPSSPFEEEPEPASASDEDVDPFSGSDTSEDAPATKPVDQSPPTSDSDPEPALDPEPTPDAPEEPQPAPPASEDPPEDTETTSTTLRVLTSLLILLLVGGGAWYILGQQGMVPGPGTTFAQLESRLQGTTAQPNASSSTGPTTSSSGETPETSASEEAETTSSTDNAESTASSASSDSPSDETTATTDSSPRLDPTAGGWTIIVASRTQQAPARTLASDFRQRFADQQTPVGVLSGNVENTTRYRVGVGQFDSREAAQQFLDQHGSKLPDGAWPLRLQ, from the coding sequence ATGTCTGCCCCGATTCATTCTCTGCTCGCCGACGAACTGGACCTCCCCGACGCGAAGGCAAAAAAACTGCTCGGGGCCATGCTCCGTGAGGTACGCAAGCGGGCTCGTCAGGGGGTACGCCTGCCCGACTTCGGAAAATTCTCGGAGGAAAATGGCACCTTGGTCTTTGAGCCCAGCGAGTCACTGGCTCGTGCTGTGAACCATCGGTTTGAGGGGCTGGACACAGAGGACCTTGGGAGCGCCCCCGACACATCAGCGGAAACGAACACAGACGACTCGGACGGCGGGCCCGATACCATTACGCTCGGCTACCAGGAAAGCAGCAACTGGAGCCCGATTGATGGCGAGGACGACGAAGAAGAAACGGAACAAACGAGCGACGAGCCAGACACGGCAGAATTCGAGGTCCCGTCGGCGGAAGAAGCGGCAGACACCGAGGAGCTTCAGACCTCTTCTACGGAGCCCTCTGACGCACCGACCGACCCGCCCTCCGATTCCTCTTCAGACGTTTCTTCTACCGAGGAGGGAGGGGCCCGTACAGAAACGGAAGAACTGTACCCACTTGTCGAGGACATGCCGAGCGGCCCCGACGAAGAAGACGCCTCGTCGGCCTCTGCCTCTTCGGCCCCTTCGGACGAGGAGTACGACGAAGAGCGCGATTCCCTCTCCGGCATCTGGGGATCCGAGGAAGAACAGTCCGAAACGGAGGCGCCCCCCTCCTCCCCATTCGAGGAGGAGCCTGAGCCCGCGTCTGCGTCGGACGAGGATGTCGATCCATTCTCTGGTTCAGATACATCGGAAGACGCTCCTGCGACGAAGCCCGTCGACCAGTCCCCTCCCACCTCCGATTCCGATCCAGAACCTGCCCTGGACCCCGAACCCACCCCGGATGCCCCCGAAGAACCTCAACCGGCTCCGCCGGCATCGGAAGACCCACCAGAAGATACGGAAACAACCTCTACCACCCTCCGGGTCCTTACCTCCCTGCTGATCCTACTGCTGGTGGGGGGAGGGGCGTGGTACATCCTCGGCCAGCAGGGCATGGTTCCCGGCCCCGGAACCACGTTTGCCCAACTGGAATCCCGCCTGCAGGGCACGACGGCCCAACCCAATGCGTCATCCTCAACCGGCCCGACCACCTCGTCTTCTGGGGAGACGCCCGAAACGTCGGCCTCTGAGGAAGCAGAAACGACCTCTAGCACAGACAATGCAGAATCGACTGCGTCCTCCGCATCGTCGGATTCCCCCTCCGACGAGACGACCGCAACGACCGACTCGTCTCCGCGCCTCGATCCGACAGCAGGCGGCTGGACGATCATCGTTGCGTCTCGCACCCAGCAAGCTCCCGCCCGCACCCTTGCCTCCGACTTTCGCCAACGTTTTGCCGATCAGCAGACGCCGGTCGGCGTCCTTTCCGGAAACGTCGAGAACACGACTCGGTACCGTGTGGGCGTCGGGCAATTTGACTCTCGAGAGGCTGCCCAACAATTTCTCGACCAGCACGGCTCGAAACTGCCGGACGGCGCTTGGCCTCTGCGTCTACAGTAA
- a CDS encoding Uma2 family endonuclease, giving the protein METTQERTDYEQERGKPLPSVNHSRLQIRLSVALFEYEPEYTVLSELALELDGNRFTPDLCVYPPLEVNYQEDTVRKTEPPLLAVEIVSPSQSTQDVVDKITAMLDAGVQSCWLVQPTTETVTIFTPGNKPHTVSTDTIQDPATDIEVEISAIFDDG; this is encoded by the coding sequence ATGGAGACCACCCAAGAGCGCACAGACTACGAACAAGAGCGTGGAAAGCCCTTGCCGAGTGTCAATCACAGTCGTCTCCAGATTCGTCTCTCCGTTGCCCTTTTTGAGTACGAACCGGAGTACACGGTCTTGAGTGAGCTGGCACTCGAACTCGATGGGAACCGGTTCACGCCGGATCTCTGCGTATATCCGCCCCTGGAGGTGAATTACCAGGAGGATACGGTCCGAAAAACAGAGCCGCCCCTCCTCGCCGTCGAGATTGTGAGTCCGTCGCAGAGCACGCAGGACGTGGTGGACAAGATTACCGCGATGCTGGACGCGGGCGTTCAATCCTGCTGGCTCGTCCAGCCGACGACGGAAACGGTGACGATCTTTACGCCCGGCAACAAGCCGCACACCGTGTCGACGGATACGATCCAGGATCCGGCCACGGACATCGAGGTCGAGATCTCAGCAATTTTTGACGACGGATAG
- a CDS encoding tetratricopeptide repeat protein, translating into MASLLAPFTAFAQETAPSAQREFASAVELYNQRLYAEAMTAFDAYRAAYPTHSQAGQALYLEAKAALAQNRDQEAIRLFKRFQRTRPSHPRAAEAQLSLAQYFLDEGDTDAARSQLQSIIDDPATPAQAARALYLFGKTERERGSLDRALRYFQQVKRDYPDTDVAPAAFYALGATQVRLERYDAAAASFEELGRQFPTSPFARNLGTALAEVYYRLEQYEQAATELRGRLDQLQGSQRARALFLLAEASNHLRNGEDAVVHYRQVIDEYPNTPYAGPATYGLAWHYFRAKEHQQAAETFSRVRREAASPLSEKATYYEAVSRALAGATDRAVELYQTTAEQQPESRLAAEALFEAGLLRYQQEQYGSAAAFLRALVRDHPEAERVGDAYYWLGNAYLVDESLDRALQAYNQAAKRDSAPDSLLVEVRFQKAWAQYEKDRFADAAPDFLALADAHANTPRGREALFWGADCHYQQNNYGRARTLFQRYLEENPTGDHAVAAQYALAWTYFKQNRFQPAARFFQQFLNAFDDQQTDIPYAQDARLRLADSYLAMKQYENALEVYRRVGGQGADYALYQAGEALNYAGRREEALRTLRRFVERYPDSRWHPEVLYRIGAVHFQLQEYEAAVEAYQRFLDTYADHRLSPEAQYGIGDSHYNAGEMEQAVQAYRTVLEEYPESPTANEAASSLFFALSAAGQSDRADELIASIAKQNPNANLEDRLRFQRAKAAYQSGDSEQALRLFQEFVRTSSTTALLPETYYYLGLLYANDDATTEAKNYLQQLVNQYPDSDVLPEGALRLGDLYMDEDAYTKAMDAYKAAAESDAINDELRAQARYGQSTALLNLDRNDEAKTILNRILDEAQGGPLQASARLGLARIYEDEGQSGNALGLYRRVVEDSDSETGAEALFRLGKLLREQGNRQDAIQELDRMSALFAGYPEWVAKSLLEQARAYQEMGQTGQAAQLYDQVVNSYPGTPFAQTAKEERQSL; encoded by the coding sequence ATGGCGAGCCTTCTTGCGCCCTTCACGGCGTTTGCTCAGGAAACCGCGCCTTCTGCCCAAAGAGAATTTGCATCGGCGGTGGAGCTCTACAACCAACGGCTCTATGCCGAGGCCATGACGGCGTTCGACGCCTACCGGGCAGCCTACCCTACCCATTCGCAGGCCGGCCAGGCCCTCTACCTGGAGGCCAAGGCGGCGCTCGCGCAGAACCGCGACCAGGAGGCCATTCGGCTCTTCAAGCGATTCCAGCGTACGCGCCCCTCCCATCCGCGAGCAGCGGAGGCCCAATTGAGCCTCGCACAGTACTTCCTTGATGAAGGAGACACCGACGCCGCTCGAAGCCAGCTTCAATCTATCATCGACGACCCCGCCACGCCCGCCCAGGCGGCTCGCGCCTTGTACCTCTTCGGGAAAACCGAACGCGAGCGCGGCAGTCTCGACCGGGCCCTGCGCTATTTTCAACAGGTAAAGCGCGACTACCCCGACACAGACGTGGCGCCCGCTGCCTTTTATGCTCTCGGTGCCACGCAGGTGCGCCTCGAACGCTACGACGCAGCGGCCGCCTCGTTCGAAGAGTTGGGACGGCAGTTCCCGACCTCTCCTTTTGCACGCAACCTTGGAACCGCCCTCGCCGAGGTGTACTACCGTCTTGAACAGTACGAGCAGGCCGCCACTGAGCTTCGCGGACGTCTCGACCAACTGCAAGGCTCGCAGCGGGCCCGTGCCCTGTTCCTCCTCGCCGAAGCCTCAAACCACCTGCGCAACGGCGAAGATGCGGTCGTGCACTACCGTCAGGTGATCGACGAATACCCGAACACGCCGTATGCGGGGCCGGCCACGTACGGTCTGGCCTGGCACTACTTTCGGGCGAAGGAACATCAACAGGCGGCCGAGACCTTTTCGCGGGTTCGACGTGAGGCTGCATCTCCCCTCTCGGAAAAGGCCACCTACTACGAGGCCGTAAGCCGGGCGTTGGCCGGCGCGACAGATCGAGCGGTGGAGCTCTACCAAACCACCGCCGAGCAGCAGCCTGAGAGCCGTCTTGCCGCAGAGGCCTTGTTCGAGGCCGGTCTGCTCCGCTACCAACAAGAGCAGTATGGCTCGGCAGCAGCCTTTCTCCGTGCCCTCGTGCGCGACCATCCCGAGGCCGAACGGGTCGGCGATGCGTACTACTGGCTCGGCAACGCGTACCTCGTGGACGAGAGCCTAGACCGCGCGCTTCAGGCGTACAACCAGGCCGCCAAACGCGATTCCGCTCCCGACTCCCTGCTTGTCGAAGTCCGCTTCCAAAAGGCCTGGGCCCAGTATGAGAAGGATCGATTTGCGGACGCGGCTCCGGATTTTCTTGCATTGGCCGATGCTCACGCGAATACCCCCCGCGGCCGGGAGGCTCTCTTTTGGGGAGCCGACTGCCACTATCAGCAAAACAACTATGGTCGGGCCCGCACCCTCTTTCAGCGGTACTTGGAGGAAAATCCAACCGGCGATCACGCCGTGGCCGCCCAATACGCTCTGGCCTGGACGTACTTCAAACAGAATCGCTTTCAGCCCGCAGCGCGCTTCTTTCAACAGTTCCTGAATGCCTTCGACGACCAACAGACGGACATTCCCTACGCTCAGGACGCTCGTCTACGCCTCGCCGATAGCTATTTGGCCATGAAGCAGTACGAGAATGCCCTTGAAGTCTATCGGCGGGTCGGCGGCCAGGGGGCCGATTACGCGCTCTACCAGGCGGGGGAGGCACTCAACTATGCAGGTCGACGCGAGGAGGCCCTCCGCACACTTCGCCGCTTTGTGGAGCGCTATCCAGATAGTCGCTGGCACCCGGAGGTCCTCTACCGAATCGGGGCCGTACACTTTCAACTACAAGAGTACGAAGCGGCTGTGGAAGCGTATCAGCGCTTCCTGGACACGTATGCGGATCATCGTCTCTCCCCAGAGGCCCAATACGGCATTGGGGACAGTCACTACAATGCTGGCGAGATGGAGCAGGCCGTACAGGCCTACCGGACCGTACTCGAAGAATACCCCGAAAGCCCAACCGCCAACGAGGCCGCCTCAAGCCTTTTCTTTGCTCTTAGCGCAGCGGGGCAAAGCGATCGTGCCGACGAGCTGATCGCGTCGATTGCCAAGCAGAACCCGAACGCAAACCTTGAAGACCGGCTTCGCTTCCAGCGTGCAAAAGCGGCCTACCAGAGCGGCGATTCTGAGCAGGCCCTCCGCCTTTTCCAGGAGTTTGTGCGCACCTCGTCCACAACCGCTCTCCTGCCCGAAACCTACTACTACCTCGGCCTTCTATACGCCAACGACGACGCAACGACTGAGGCCAAAAACTACCTACAACAGCTCGTCAACCAGTACCCCGATAGCGATGTCCTGCCAGAGGGGGCCCTTCGGCTCGGAGATCTCTACATGGACGAGGATGCCTATACGAAAGCCATGGACGCCTACAAGGCAGCCGCTGAAAGCGACGCCATCAATGACGAGCTTCGCGCCCAGGCCCGGTACGGGCAAAGCACAGCCCTGCTAAACCTCGACCGCAACGATGAGGCGAAAACCATTCTAAACCGGATTCTGGACGAGGCGCAAGGAGGCCCGCTGCAAGCCTCGGCGCGGCTTGGGCTCGCCCGAATCTACGAGGACGAGGGACAGTCCGGAAACGCCCTTGGACTCTACCGGCGCGTCGTAGAAGACTCCGACAGTGAAACCGGGGCTGAGGCCCTATTCCGACTCGGGAAACTGCTCCGCGAGCAGGGCAATCGGCAGGACGCGATCCAGGAGCTCGACCGTATGTCCGCTCTCTTTGCTGGATACCCTGAATGGGTGGCCAAGTCCCTTCTCGAACAAGCCCGAGCCTATCAGGAAATGGGTCAAACCGGCCAGGCCGCTCAGCTTTACGATCAGGTTGTAAACTCGTACCCGGGCACGCCCTTCGCCCAAACCGCGAAGGAGGAGCGCCAGTCCCTCTAG
- a CDS encoding DUF4097 family beta strand repeat-containing protein, translating into MPDSAPPQDAVSVIAQEFLVDEPCSIAVDVPGAHVRMRPGPAKDRVEVDISVSGCPPDTAEDILDRMQVGTQQMKDTVRVYGDGDQSDAEWWRWVRTLDVTVHVDLRLPSRVEADLRVPGGEIDIADLQGHLDLKVMGGPCRAENLEGTLDIRAESSDVAISGFSGDQVIARIAVGSLTITDVQADTLTLRSVAAPVSLTDVDGATDVTANSTSVEIQSLNGPLTARSQGGDLSYTGAPTHETELTVVGSSLSLRVPSDHPADLTMVGDTLTLDEAFAFGGDHTPHEISGPLNDGGPPLVLRAIGGSAHCHPS; encoded by the coding sequence ATGCCCGACTCGGCCCCACCGCAGGACGCGGTGTCTGTCATCGCTCAGGAATTCCTCGTCGACGAGCCGTGTTCAATCGCCGTGGATGTCCCCGGTGCCCATGTACGTATGCGACCCGGTCCGGCAAAGGATCGGGTAGAAGTCGACATTTCCGTCTCCGGCTGTCCCCCAGACACCGCGGAGGATATCCTCGACCGCATGCAGGTGGGCACCCAACAAATGAAAGACACGGTGCGGGTGTACGGCGACGGGGACCAATCCGACGCCGAGTGGTGGCGCTGGGTCCGTACACTCGATGTTACGGTACATGTGGACCTTCGGCTCCCCTCCCGTGTGGAGGCGGACCTCCGCGTGCCGGGTGGAGAAATCGACATCGCCGACCTCCAAGGCCACCTGGACCTCAAGGTGATGGGAGGTCCCTGCCGTGCAGAAAACCTGGAGGGCACCCTCGACATTCGAGCCGAGAGCAGCGACGTCGCGATCAGTGGCTTCTCGGGCGACCAGGTGATTGCTCGTATCGCGGTGGGCTCCCTCACGATTACGGACGTGCAGGCCGATACGCTTACCCTTCGCTCGGTGGCCGCTCCCGTGTCGCTTACGGACGTGGACGGCGCGACCGATGTCACGGCCAACAGTACGTCGGTCGAAATTCAATCACTGAATGGTCCCCTCACTGCTCGCTCTCAGGGCGGTGATCTCTCCTACACAGGCGCCCCGACACACGAAACCGAACTAACGGTGGTTGGCTCCTCCCTGTCCCTGCGTGTGCCCTCCGACCACCCCGCCGACCTTACCATGGTTGGGGATACCCTCACCCTGGACGAGGCCTTCGCGTTCGGGGGCGACCACACTCCTCATGAAATCAGCGGTCCCCTCAATGACGGTGGGCCCCCGCTCGTCCTGCGGGCCATCGGGGGCTCGGCCCACTGCCATCCCTCCTAA